A stretch of the Thermofilum adornatum genome encodes the following:
- the cmr6 gene encoding type III-B CRISPR module RAMP protein Cmr6, which produces MEKYENLGELKRELAKRLVTARTPLGMDNVLEEVKKALESNGFYVKVLEFKSTWRSLVGTSESSFSIPFEVGLFWDPVYNLPFIPGTSIKGAVRMAFAQLLAKRLNIVGTTNQVKDSRVSSEVARVFGEGGERGHAGLVGFVDAYPIKYDERLLDPDVVTPHYQDAKNELEAQPIPNVFIAMSRGITFRTMLFYVPPEGIPGRRESKKHTLKVVNNIGDNSGQADIFRGNLASQIKDPERLDPDTIPLLDLSVLYAFAMGVGAKTSVGYSRFEVIKYE; this is translated from the coding sequence TTGGAAAAATATGAAAATCTTGGAGAATTGAAGAGGGAATTGGCAAAGAGGCTTGTGACTGCAAGGACTCCACTAGGAATGGACAATGTGCTTGAAGAAGTTAAAAAGGCTCTTGAAAGCAACGGTTTCTACGTAAAGGTCTTAGAATTCAAGTCCACGTGGAGGAGCTTAGTAGGAACCAGCGAGTCTAGTTTCTCGATACCCTTCGAGGTGGGCCTCTTCTGGGATCCAGTCTACAATCTTCCATTTATACCTGGAACAAGCATAAAGGGAGCGGTTAGAATGGCCTTTGCACAACTCTTGGCCAAAAGGCTGAACATAGTGGGAACAACAAATCAGGTAAAGGATTCCAGAGTCTCAAGTGAGGTTGCTAGAGTTTTTGGCGAGGGAGGCGAAAGGGGTCATGCGGGCCTTGTTGGGTTTGTAGATGCTTATCCAATAAAATATGACGAAAGGTTGCTTGACCCAGACGTTGTTACTCCTCATTATCAAGACGCAAAGAACGAGTTGGAGGCTCAGCCAATTCCAAATGTGTTTATTGCTATGTCCAGGGGCATCACTTTCAGAACTATGCTCTTCTATGTTCCACCAGAAGGGATCCCGGGGAGAAGAGAATCGAAAAAACATACGTTAAAGGTGGTCAACAACATTGGAGACAATAGTGGACAAGCCGACATATTTAGGGGTAACCTTGCATCTCAAATTAAAGACCCTGAGAGGCTTGACCCAGATACAATCCCCCTTTTAGACCTCAGCGTTCTATACGCATT